The segment ATCGCCCGTCCCGCAGGCGCCACCCCCGGCTCCTGGCCCTCGGGGGGCGGCGTGCCCCCGCGGCCAGGTCACTTCAGCCTCGTCGGAGACGGCCAGCAATCCATCTACAGCTCGCGCGCCGACCTCAGGAACTTCATGCGTCATGTGGACGCCTTTGCGCGTGCAGATGGGGGCGAGCGGCTCGAGTTTTCCGTGTCGTTTCGTGCCCCGACGGCGCTTATCCAGTTTTTGAATACAGGAATGCCTGATGCGTTCAGCCCGCACCACAGGCATAACCTCGGTTTGCCCCCTGCTGAAGGTGCCGAGCCGCCGGTGTTGCAGGTGCCCTATCAGGCGCTCAGCCCGAGGCCGGACCCGGAGTCCGGCAGGGTGGACCGGCTTCCCTTGGAAAGTCCCGCACTTGCGCCTGAAAGCGTCGGGGAGTGGCTGGCTGAGGAATGCAGGCAGGTGGCCGGGCTTCTTGCGCGGGTGGGCCCTGCCGGCGTGGGTGCGTCGAAATGGGGCGAAGTCTGCGTACTCGCCCCACGCAATGAGTGGCTCAAGGCGGCGCGTGACGCCTTGCAGACGGCGGGAATCAAGGTGGCGTTGCAGCAGCGCCGAAGCCGCAGCGCCGAGAATCCGGTGTTCGCCTGGTGGTCGGGGGTCCTGGCCATCGTGCTGGATCCTGCGCATGCGTTCGAGTGGTTTGGGGTGTTGCGCGAGCTCTTCGCCCTTCCCGATGATGTATTGGCGGAGGAACTACGCCGCCTCGGCGCGTATCGCTGGGAGGAACCGTCCGACCATGCGCCCGTCCTGGAGGGACCGCTCGAGGGGCTGCGGCCTTTTCTCCTCAGTGCCGAGGATGAGGGCACCCTCCTCGGGGTGTGGGCTGCGCACCTCGCCGAGGCCACAGGCATGCGTGAACTTGCCTGCGAACTCGATCGCTCGGGCGGACTCGAGGAGGAACTTGACCGGCTCCTTGCGGAGGCGACTCAGTTTGGCCTCGATGGACTGGGGCCGCGCGATTGGTTTGAGCACCTGTTGCGGACAGCGGAGCAGGGACGTCCGGTGGGGCGAGCCGAGGATGATGCCATCAACCTGCTGACGATACACTCGGCGAAAGGCCTCGAATGGCCGGTGGTGATCACGCTCGGGCTTTGGCGCGGCATCGGACGCCTGAGGGAAACAGGCCTGCAGTGCATCGAGGACCCGGTCGCGGGCCTGAGAATTTACCTGGGCGCCTCTGAGATACCGGGTGACGTGGCGGACTCCCGGGAGCGCGAGCACTTTAGAGAGTTGGTGCGCTTGAAGTATGTGGCGCTCACGCGCCCGCAGCGCCGCCTGATTTTGCCTTGGGGTGAGGGCTTTGGAAGTGCCCCTCGTCGGGATGAACGGAGCTTCGCGCAGCTCTGGGGAAACACGGCGCTCTGGCTGCAGCTGCCATTGCTTGAGGGGAGGCCTCCGTCCGGTTCGGCAGTCCCAATTGATCCGACCGCGCAAGCCGCGCGGGCTGAAGAGCAGCCCCTGGCACCTGTGACCGGCGACTTGTCCGCCGAGGTTCCCCCCGTGTTTGTTGGGAGTCCCCTTGCTCCCATGCCTTTGCGGCTGCTGCCTCACCAACTCGCCGTGCATCCTGATCCGGCACGACACGCTCTCGATGAGAGTCCCGTGGAGCGTTTGCGACCGGAAGCAGTTGCTGACGATGCGGCTGCGTACGGCGTGTGGTGGCACGAGACGCTTGAATTCTGGCCGTGGCAATCGGGCCCTGTGGCGGAAGAAACCCACTGTGACGCGGCTTTGGTCCGGGCAGACGCAGCCGGGTGGGGAAGCCGGGCTCGCGAAGAGCTGGCGCTTTTTCGACGCAGCGAGGCGAGGCGTCTGATCGAAGATGCGAAATGGACCCGGCAGGCCGAGCTTCCCTTGTTCGCGCCACTCACGGAAGGCGCGTGGATCGACGGAGTGATTGATCTACTGCTCAGGGACCGGAGCAACGGGAAGCACTGG is part of the Opitutaceae bacterium genome and harbors:
- a CDS encoding UvrD-helicase domain-containing protein — encoded protein: MKADPIDQPARRRFAEELDTNFAVSANAGSGKTTAISHRLAAMAQRPDARELLARTAVVTYTKKAARQIGQRARSVLLSRLAGQGAKDLSPLDSLERAFFGTIHSFCVQLAQRYGHRLGVHLNPEVLDEQSDEAVWMDFLSQDSMDFRSVTAEQWALFSRLQPLDGLFPLARSLERPRAEKLRQRMPGPPPRDLPQDVLHALLQAKPARAQKKTIENWNASVEQVKAWRAEFLAGGTYLHFPKPEGSAAAIKEFYQQLFAPLKQWVAEVGGVIAAELSDRFRTYRLERGLQTYADQVDLALRALGDSEVLERIRRDGWRIILDEAQDTDPQQFSVLVEIARPAGATPGSWPSGGGVPPRPGHFSLVGDGQQSIYSSRADLRNFMRHVDAFARADGGERLEFSVSFRAPTALIQFLNTGMPDAFSPHHRHNLGLPPAEGAEPPVLQVPYQALSPRPDPESGRVDRLPLESPALAPESVGEWLAEECRQVAGLLARVGPAGVGASKWGEVCVLAPRNEWLKAARDALQTAGIKVALQQRRSRSAENPVFAWWSGVLAIVLDPAHAFEWFGVLRELFALPDDVLAEELRRLGAYRWEEPSDHAPVLEGPLEGLRPFLLSAEDEGTLLGVWAAHLAEATGMRELACELDRSGGLEEELDRLLAEATQFGLDGLGPRDWFEHLLRTAEQGRPVGRAEDDAINLLTIHSAKGLEWPVVITLGLWRGIGRLRETGLQCIEDPVAGLRIYLGASEIPGDVADSREREHFRELVRLKYVALTRPQRRLILPWGEGFGSAPRRDERSFAQLWGNTALWLQLPLLEGRPPSGSAVPIDPTAQAARAEEQPLAPVTGDLSAEVPPVFVGSPLAPMPLRLLPHQLAVHPDPARHALDESPVERLRPEAVADDAAAYGVWWHETLEFWPWQSGPVAEETHCDAALVRADAAGWGSRAREELALFRRSEARRLIEDAKWTRQAELPLFAPLTEGAWIDGVIDLLLRDRSNGKHWVVDWKTNRRRREESDETFCDRLVAEYRPQLEAYRGGLAQLLEGDGFTLWIYPTALGRLVPIN